The stretch of DNA TTTTGGGGCTACCATGTCGACCATGCTGGAAATGACCGGGCTCATGTTGTGTGTCGGGGGCTGGCTACTAACCGGCATCGCTCTGGCCAACGACTACTGGAAGGTGTCATCGCATTCCGGCAACGTCATCATCTCAAACCGGCAATATGAGAACCTGTGGCACTCCTGCGCTGAAAACAGCGCCGGCATCAGCACCTGCAGGGACTTTGAGTCCATGCTCGCCCTGCCAGGTATGTACACCTGCTGCCGTGACCTCGCAGTCACTAACACGGTCACTGCCGGCGTTGCTTCTGCCTGGACGGCACCCGTCAGAGGCCCATACACTACACCACCTGGCTGTCTCTGGCAATAAAAACAGGACTCCCAGAAATGTGGATTTAGTGTAGTAGTATAAAAGATGAGCAGCCATTTTCAAGTGAACTAAGCAATATTTTTCCAGCAAGCCTCTGAGAATGTATGTGGGACATTATGTCCTCTGCAGATCAGACCAGCTCCAAAAAAAGGTAGGTAAGATGCTTTAACAGAACACTGGTTTATACATGGGTGCCATTTTGTGACATAATTTTATATGATTactatataaaaaatatcagCCACATGCACAGATTACATGCTCACTTCATAAACTTCTTTTTTGGTATGTGGAGCTTGTAGTGACTGGTTATACGGTCAACTTGCCACTCTTGGAGGAGTGGGTATCCAATTGTCTTTGCATTGGCACATTTATGTTATGTCTATGTAAACCACTGTGACACTCACTCTAAGTCCCTATAAATGTGTCTTTGTAATCTTCTTGTCTCTCTTCAAAACCCCACAATGCTGTATCTCTCTAAATTTGTACATCTGCGTCTCTTTAACTCTGCGCTCAGCTTTTATGCAGGCATGTCGTGCGCTGATGATCACCCCCCTGCTCCTGGGTCTGCCTGCAACCATCGCGTCAACGCTGGGAGTGAAGTGCATTCAGACCAGCCGCACCTCTGACCAGGACAAGGACAAGATTGCACTGACTGGCGGCTGTCTGTTCATCCTGGCAGGTGGGCTCTGACCTCCAGCATTGATGTGGAAATGAATTTCAACAGTTCTCTTTGTACGATCAGaactcttcctctttctgtctctctccttctcactcttcccctctctccttctctctctcatcttgGTAACAGTGTCTCTTTTGCTGACCAGCACAAATATCTCAGCAATTCTCACAAGCACAAATATCTAAACAATGACTTCAGAGGACTTAGCAAGAGTGCcagtcaaatgaatgaaacagatAACAATAATAAGTAGCTAGCTTATTTAGCTACTTTTTAATTATGTGCCGTGTGCAGGTTTATAACTGACAGTAGCTAACTGGCTGAAATGAacttatgttaatgtttttgttttaattttaggtaaagttgttttctgttcatgtaGTCAGAGTGGAATGGGGCAGGTAATTTGCAAACAGGCTCTTAGAAACTTACGAACAATATTTTGTGCTATTCTTTTAAATACTGTCCTTTTTAATTGGGaggttcttttttcttttgagtgtACACTTCTTATAATCAGGATTCAGAGGCTATATGCTGTGCAAATGCATAGCTCCTTGGAGCACACCTTGTCTTTGTGCTGTAGAAGGGGGTGTGTATCCTGTACTTGAAACCCCTTTCTTTCATGACTGGTATCAGCATATGTCACTGAGGTCAGTCTGAACCTGTTTAAAGTGGCTGTAATGTAAAGAGATCACTTCTGTCTCCTGCAGGTGTTAGTACCTTGACGGCTGTGTCCTGGTATGCCCATCAAGTTGTGCAGGAGTTCTATAATCCCTTTTTTGGAAGCAAAAGGTGAGTTCAAAGGCTTGTGACATGGTAATGCACCCGTACAAATgcatatgaaaacacacacacacacacacacacatatatacacataggCATGTAGAAACACAAATACTCTAAACTCTTCATTCTTCAAGTATGGTAGATCCAGTCCCACCTGTGACCAAACATGACTTCCAGACCCTATATAAGAATCCCTGATTCCTGACCATGTTTCCACCCCTCTCTAGGTTTGAACTTGGACCTGGCCTGTATATGGGCTGGGGCGCAGCCTTCTTGTCCATTGTGGGAGGGGTTTTCCTGTGCTGTGCCGGCAAGAGGGCTGTCTCAGGAAAACCAAGATCGTGAGCAAAACCATGCCTTTTACCCTCAACcctaacattacatttattcatttctcattATTCATTCTAACCCAGAGTGAAACTGTCAGCGTCACTGTGCCACTCTCTAACCCCCtgtcctgtgtctctgtgttctgttctcctctctctaaCCTGATGTGCTGCCTCTGTTCCACAGTGGGTTCTACTCTGCAGCTGGACAAGGGCAAAAGATCTATAGAGCTGCAGCTACCTCAGAAGCTGGGACTTCAAAAGGCTATGTTTAAACcgtgtttgaaaaaaaaaaaaaaaagttaaattgtATAAATAGCTTTAATTGTTGTCACTACTGCATTTGGCTTTATTTTGTCCATGTCTTTTGTTATACCATTTTAgtaatatgttttatgattatTGTAATTAATTACTGAATAAAGGCTTTATGTAAGAGAATAGTTTAAACAACACATGTGGCTATAATTTACGTATGCTTTAATGTATACCAGTTTCTCTTTTCAATAAACTATTGTTTTGACACCTTggcatctttcatttttttccactaagAAGTAGGCCTAATGTGTTATGATTAGTGACATATatgagtgaaataaaaatgtataaagaaagaaaataacaggTGAACGCCGTTAGGTTACTCTTGAGAGAAAACGATATATTCAAATGTTCCTGTTTAATTCGCAGACACTAAAAGTTGAGTGAAAAGGATACTAGAGCGAAACACTTGGTATGATTTTGCTGACCTCTATTGTGGAATCGTGAAACTGCACCAGAACAAACGCGATAACTTGCAAATACCTGTTCGATGTGTCCTGTAGTTATTTTGCTTCTCAACATCGTAGACTAACCCCAAGCATTGTAATGtgacactgtaaatgcatttcacaacGCAAATATGCATTCCAATCattaaatactaaaaaaagACATCCGTTTTTACTTTTaaactgttcatttctttcacacAAATTTAGCAATAATAATAGGTTCTAAATAGTAGCTGATATCCATGCTCTTAATTGGCTTTGATGGTAACATTATTTTTGAGCGCTACTGCAAAATTCTGCGATGTTTCCCTATATACTCAGATGTGACAATGTGGATAATTcttacagacagacatagaCAAAGATCAGTTTATGGAaaaggaatgatttttttgaatTAAGTATATTCGACAGCCACTATTGTTTCACTTGGCCCTCATAACATAAACGCAATTTACACGATTCACCTAGGTCCTAGGATATTGTCGCCTTTGTAATGGTTTAATAGAGCTTAATATACTGAACCTTGGTCTAATGTCTCTATGGAGAAAATGACACCTTTAAGAGATAGGGAACAATTAAACTACCTGTGGGAACTGATTATTCATTTCATCGGCACTTCTGTTATTCAATCTAAAGAAAGGATAAGGAGGCTTATCCGTTTAAATATCTCCTTCTCTTCTACTCCAAGCATGCCTCCGTGgtctaaataaattaatttcaaaacacGTCCTTCCATCACTACCTCAGACgagaagattttttttagttaaagGCCCATATGACACCGAAGTAACACGAAATGTTGCACCCCAGTTTTTGCGTCAGTGGAAAGGTAAGCTAGCTTGCGTATTGCGTATTGCTTAGGTATTTTTCACACGACGGTTTTCCCGAGAGAACGCGCCGGGAAAATACGGAAGAGGTGAACATGGCGGACAGGATTGGAGGTGGATTTTAATAAATAAGGGTAAAGATACCGTAATTTCGTTCTTCTCAGAGCACGACAGCAACAGCGGTTCGTCTGTTCTGGCCAGGACTCACTGGGACCGACGATTTGTTTACGTGTCGTAGGTGGCTTtcctttgatttttaaaatgcaattaaaaacaattaacgTGAACATGCGGAAGTGCAGTAGCCTGTTATTTTTGCTGAGTATACCATGCTGTTTACGCGGCGCACTTGCAAATGTTTATCACCTCATGTGAGGGAATATGTGTATTATGTGtctggctaactagctaactataTTCACAGATGTATATACAATGCAGAGGCTGGCTAGCCAATGTTTAtgaggctagctagctagctagctagcgaccGAGCTTATGTTTCCTGGCTAGCTGTCATTGTTATCAATTTGATTGCTAGCTATAGGAAGCTAGGAGAAGGCTACCAATTATGACAAACCAAGGCAGGTTAACTTGCTAGCTGTGGATAGGCAATGTTAGCTCTTTATATTTACCTATAGTTGGCAAACGTGATGCGTTGTGCAGTTCACACATATTAGCTCTTAGGGTCTagttaagtaaaaaaaaaaaaagccaaatgtCATCTTCCAGCGCCTGTTTGATCATTCGGTATGATGTCGGATGGAGCTTGGAATGAGTACCCCAAATGTTTCGCAGATCGAACGTTTTTAAGTGTGGGCGTAATGCCTGTATCTGGCTTGCACCTATCCCCTAGCTACAGTTATGGGCTCGGCCTTTACTGCCAAAATGGGATTTGCATCCGTTTCGTGCATCCTACATTGAACTTAATACTATTACTGTATTCACAATCTTATCCTGGTTACCCGTACATGGAGCATACATATTGGTTTCAGTATTGCTTGGCATATGCCTCAGACCACAGGCTGTTGAAATTGCTGGTTATGAAAATGACAGATCAAATGTAAATCCATAAATCTAGACCTGCCTTCTGCTTTCACGTGGTCCTGAACAAGATGATATTTACAGAATCTTGCCATGCAATAGCCTTTGGCTTGAAGATCCCTCAGTCCCACCCTGCAACCAAACATCCTTGAGTTGACTGTCCAAACACTCTGGTCTTTCCCGTTGAGCAGGAAATATTATGATATCGCCAGTGGCTAAATTTTACTTTCCATGACAGTTTCATCATATTATGGCTGGTAATGCATGTCTGCCTTGTTATAAGAATAAAAGTGTAATTGTTACAATAATTAAAAAGGTCTCTTCTACATTGCACGTTTAAACTTTTTGTTTATACTGTATGCCAGATAGCAGTCTTCCAAAAACTCACATTTTTAGTGGTAGTCTCAGCATGGATTCCACTGTGTTTGGGATGATCAATGAACTTTTACTAAAATATGGTCATAAAGAATTCTTGATTGCTGACACAGGCTCAGTAATGGAATGCACAACCCAGCCCCCTTTTTGGGTTAGGCTGTGAACACATGGTCTTACTGTCAGACCTTTGAGGGCAGTATGGTGTGTCAAAATTTCATTGTGGCTTTCACTACATCAGGGACTTGATTTGGTCCAGTACTTTTCTCTAGAGTTTGAAATAGGGACATCAGTCCTGTTCTGCTGCGTAGAAACCAGTTTCTCCATAGTTGGTACCTGGTTACAGTGTGTCTGCTTTTATCAGTGGCCAGTTGGCACCATGGCATGCAATAACCGGTTCCTCCACACGCAGCTGACATACAGATTACTGTACTGATTGTTTGGGAAACTGTTTATGTTATTAAGTGATCGATGGTGGGactggggctttttttttttctgaaggggATGTCAGGGGCCGGGGGGCCCGCGGAGCGCTCCTGGAAGAGGCATGTGgtggagcagctgaagcagagggACCGCGTGCAGAGACAGGCCTTCGAGGAGATCATCCATCAATGTGAGCGTAGCCTCTGAGCCTGCCGTCCACAGGGCCGGGCTCACCGCAGTGCTCCATTACAGCAGTTACTCCTATGAATAGAGCCGTATTAGTTAAACTGTGTCCCAGCATGCCACTGCATCTCAGGGCgacagcgtagcatagtggtcaggagcagggctcgtagcCAAGAGATtcctggttcgattccctgctggtgcactgctgttgtacccttgggcaaggtacttaacccacagttgcgTCAATAAATATCcggctgtagaaatggataacataaaaattgtaacctgtaagCCGGTAagacgctctggataagagcgtctgctaaatgagaataatgtaatgtaatgcaatgcatctTAGCCCGGCTGTTGAGTGCTTTAGCTCTGTCTGTCATGTTTGGGGCGAAGGATGTGGATTCAGCCTGTGTCTGCCttcttgtctgtgtgtcagaTAATCGTCTCCTGGAGAAGTCAGACCTCCAGGCCGTGCTGTCCGAGAGACTCCAGACAGACAAGTTTGACCATCAGAACAGACATGACCTCAGGTAGATCCTGGACAAGTGCTGTAAATCCCCACaagacatttgtgtgtgtgtgtgtgtgtgtgagagagagagagagagagagagagagagagagagagagagtaaaaatgATAGATGGAGTAAGACAGCCTTGTGTGACAGTAAGAGGTGGTCTGTGTATATGTGGTAGGCAAGAGGAAAAATACAGGTATATGTTAGAgtaattatgtaaatgagaCAGATAAagacagttgtgtgtgtgtgagtgagacacagagagaggggtgtgtatTTTGGGGAACAGGTGTCCGAGGTCCTCTCCTGTGTGTTGCAGCCCTGGGGTGGATGCGGGCCGTGCCGACGCCCTGCTTCAGGAAATGGCCCAGATCCGGATCCGACACCAGGAGGAACTGACCGAGCTGCACAAGAAGCGCGGCGAGGTCTGTCCCTTTGTTTTTCCGTCTTTCCCTGTTTGCTCACGTTATTTAAACAGTACATGCTTGTCAAGTACATTTGCATACTTGAATACAAGTACacatgggcggcagtgtagcacagtggttaaggagcaggacttgtaaccgaaaggttgccggttcaatccccgctgggacactgctgctgtacccttgggcaaggtgcttaacccacaattgcctcagtaaatatccagctgtataaatggataacattgtacagaactgtaacctatgtaagtcgctttggataaaagcgtctgccaaatgaataaatgtagatgtaaatattatttt from Megalops cyprinoides isolate fMegCyp1 chromosome 20, fMegCyp1.pri, whole genome shotgun sequence encodes:
- the cldn15la gene encoding claudin 15-like a, coding for MSTMLEMTGLMLCVGGWLLTGIALANDYWKVSSHSGNVIISNRQYENLWHSCAENSAGISTCRDFESMLALPAFMQACRALMITPLLLGLPATIASTLGVKCIQTSRTSDQDKDKIALTGGCLFILAGVSTLTAVSWYAHQVVQEFYNPFFGSKRFELGPGLYMGWGAAFLSIVGGVFLCCAGKRAVSGKPRSGFYSAAGQGQKIYRAAATSEAGTSKGYV